One genomic window of Elaeis guineensis isolate ETL-2024a chromosome 2, EG11, whole genome shotgun sequence includes the following:
- the LOC105048234 gene encoding MYB-like transcription factor EOBII has translation MVEEANGMDKRINSSQEAEVRKGPWTKEEDLILINYIANHGEGAWNNLARSAGLNRTGKSCRLRWLNYLRPDVRRGNITPEEQLLIMDLHARWGNRWSKIAKQLPGRTDHEIKNYWRTRIQKRVEHGESFDYHQAMVIDEASASTITSQTNSVEDIGPQPSYIERQAPNPDAFAPHFSSTECSNNFWSVEDLWSMQSLSGD, from the exons ATGGTGGAAGAAGCTAACGGAATGGATAAGAGGATAAACAGCAGCCAAGAGGCTGAGGTGAGGAAAGGCCCATGGACCAAGGAGGAAGATCTCATCCTAATCAACTACATAGCCAACCATGGGGAGGGTGCTTGGAACAACCTCGCCCGGTCTGCAG GTTTGAATCGCACGGGGAAGAGCTGCCGGCTACGGTGGCTGAACTATCTGAGGCCCGATGTCCGGCGGGGAAACATCACGCCGGAGGAACAGCTGCTGATCATGGATCTCCATGCTAGATGGGGAAATAG GTGGTCAAAAATTGCGAAACAGCTACCTGGGAGGACCGACCACGAGATAAAGAACTACTGGAGGACAAGAATACAAAAGAGAGTTGAGCATGGCGAATCCTTTGATTACCATCAGGCGATGGTTATTGATGAAGCTAGTGCCAGTACTATTACCAGCCAAACAAATAGTGTTGAAGATATTGGGCCTCAGCCGAGTTACATCGAACGCCAGGCTCCCAATCCTGATGCATTTGCGCCCCATTTCTCTAGTACTGAATGCAGCAATAACTTCTGGTCTGTCGAGGACCTCTGGTCAATGCAGTCACTCAGTGGCGATTAA